The Cyprinus carpio isolate SPL01 chromosome B19, ASM1834038v1, whole genome shotgun sequence DNA window tcATGGCACCCGTAAGAAAAAGCCTGTTACAAACATTGCAGGTCACACACATTGAGCAAAGCCAGTAGGACTAAGGGAAACTCATAGCACCTGTTATGTATGGGCCCAGGTCATATTTCAATCCAAAATCAAaagaactgttttaaaaaaagtgttagaCAAGTCTCTTAAAGAAATTCAATGTTTTTTAGAACCATAAAGATTTCCACTTTAGCTAATTAAaccaaatataaattaaataaattgattaaatgaataaattgtaattaGTATAGATCGTTAAAATGTAAATCGTTTGAATTTAAATGAAGACGAACAAACACACACcccaaacatttctgtcattatccagtaattttacagacatttccattAACTGTAAAACACAAAGCAATACAATGCAAAATTGAAAATACAGGTTAAACGCTtgtaaaaatcaatacagaaaattcctttatATTAATACCGCAttgtgtttagatatttgtagtATTGCTTTTATGCCTTTCATCTAGGCtcatttaaataagaaatgtgttaatggtcttcacaccaagaatgagaaccataaagataactataacgcTAAATATGTTAGTGGTCACACCCCTGGGTGataattttctgtttgttttaattgtgcaCTGCTGTTTTGAATGCTTCAACAATTTCATTCCTCTGTGCTGTTGTATCGTTAAAGTTGTGGTGTAGACTTCACTATTCTCattaaattataatgattattacaaCTTTATAGTTACAGAACTGCTCACCAATAGTAACTGCTCTTGGTGTGAATTGATTTTCACAGTAAAGCTTGAGGTTTAAAGGTTGTAATacagtgaaaattaaaatattgtaaaaataggAATCTAATGAGAAGCATCAATGAAAATAATGGTAACTACTGATAAAGTAATGGTAACTATGTAAAAAGAAATTTCTCTTgcgttttcattttgggatgaaatgtTACCTGGTCATGTTGtcatgtgattaatttttttattcaacagtacaagaaaacaaaaaatagtacATTTTGGGTTCAGAAACCATGCCTGACATTTACCTTGTGACCACCTTTCACTGTTttgtacaaaaacacatcaaaccaGCAGACAGATGAAATAAACACTAAGCAGGTGGGAATTTGGAGGATCAGGTGACTGCAAGGAAACCCAGCGTGTTGCGTTTGTGTTGCAGGTCTTGTATGTGGTGCTGTGGTGCGCTGTGTACTCGACCATTCACATGTACCTCGTTGGCAGCACAGCGGAGTTCTGGGTGCTCTGCCTGTGTGTCAGTCTGGTGTCCGTGATCCTCACCGCCGCCATCAACCTCATCTTCCACTACAGCAACAAAGAGGTGGGCTGTCACATGATCACATCACTCGCTCTTTCTTGTAGAAACAAACCTGTATTCCCTTTTAATGCAGATTTGATTGTAGCAGAGATGAAAAGGTGTATCTGTTTCAGATCAACATGAACACAGACATGCGGTTGGTGGGGGTTAATGAGCACATGGCCAGACACAAGCTGCTGTTGGGAGTGGCTGACTGGGTCCAGAAATGCAGAGGAAACATGCAGGTTATTACTCATAATGCGtgtttactgtatactgtatctTGACTCATGATCATTATTCACTGAATGGCTTTTTAGAATTGGGTGAGGAGTCAATTATGTTTTATGGCAGAAGGAAACAGGTATTGATCATCGCAGCTGAATGTGCGATGTACTTTGTACACAttttatgcaattaaatattactaattaaCCAGTATATGCAGCGCATTACtcacaaaactacatttcccatcatcctttGTGGCAGCATgagaaatttaaagggatagttcccccaaataTGAAGACTGTCatcattgattactcaccctcatgcagaatgttatttttgttcACACAGTGGAAGTCATCGTGTACCAAAATTGTTTGGGTTGTCAACATACTTCgaaatataatcttttgtgttccagagaataaataaagtcaaacgggtttggaacgagatAAGGGcgtgtaaatgaagacagaattttcatttctgtgtgaactatccctttaaatatgtaaatgaagcATAAGCTACACACCTACCAGCATCTTTTGCTCTTACTTTCTTGAATTATTGCTTAaaatgttcctgtttttttttcggGAGTGAAATagagaaaaagaaatatgacATATTGAACTTAAAATGAATGTGTCTATTTTGACCAAATTGATTTGCATGCATATACCATCGTAACTGAGATTTCTGTATTTGTATGCAAGTTTAATGGTCGGTTGAGACGGTTAACGGTCTAGTGGTACTTTAGAAAGTAAAAGAGACTGTAAACTGTACTGTATAATCAGATTGCTGAATGCCTTCCTGAGTTGCACTCTTATCTTGATCTGATGGAACTGATAATGTACATAGAGCCATGAACAGACTTGTTTAACTGCTCTTCTGCTtgatctctctttctgtctgcagCTCTTCTGTGTGTACTGGGACTTGTCCCCATGTCTGATATCTCTGACTGAAGCGCTGGATGACATGAGTTTTGTCAGGGATCAAATACAGGTTGGCTTGCTTTTGTTCATTGATTTATTCTTATGTTGATGCTTCAGGGCTCCATGGAAAATAATCaatacacaaatgttttgtgCTACAAAAACAGTGGTACATCAAACAACTGTACAGCTCtgtttaaatcaaaatgttgtaCTTCAACAGTTTACTGTTGTTTAGTCTCACTCAGATAGAACAGGAAGACAAAAATTATAAgagaacagggttattatagttaatgaaagctaaaaaaaaatatatgttaactgagataaagtaaaatataatcattttcatgtaGTTGTACTTGAGAAAGAACAATGTCACAAAGTTGCGATTTCACCCTGCAGAACAGACTCAAGAAAAGAATGTCCCACCTAGTTCTAGTGACCGAGGTCACGACCCTGGATCCCGAGGCTGGAGCACAGGACGAGGAGCTCCCAGAAGAAGAGCAGCCGCTGCTGGAGGGGGGACGAGAGCGAAGCCCATCAACTAGTCAACGGGAAGACTCTAAACTCACCAAAAACTTCAGCCTGATGCCTGACACCACTCTCTCAAATCAGGtgaaaaatatcatatataaaaataagtgtcCCTATGTTTTAACCAATGGTGGTTTGAATGAGAATTTTACATGAAGACTCCTCTCATTCATTTATGCAATAATTCAAAGTCTCCTAGAGACTACTGAAgttgattaaaatacatttttattaattaaaagcaaCTTTATTCATAGAAGATGGTCAAATAAAATGGTCAAAACGAGAATTGATTTGATTAATTCTTTGGTTTTATTTGAGTCTTTGGTTGAATCTTATAGCAATTCAAGTAAAAATGTGTGATTGTTTTCTTCAGGCCATTGCTCAGCAGCTCCTGATGATCTACAGTGCACTTTATGTCAGACTGCTGGTATCAAACAAACTTCCTGCTCCTCCCCAGCGGCCTACAGGTGCAGAGAAAAATCATTCCACttcctgtctgtgtctgtgtgagtacGTGGAGCTGAAGGTCCTGCGGTAGACAGACTATCATGACTATCAAATCTCACATTCAAAAGTATTAGTCGTCCATTTCTCTGGGATGATTGTTTTGCTGTCAGTTATGATAGTCACAGACTGTTCCTGCTGCTCTTGAAACTGTTATGATTTCATCTGtgtactgaaatatatatatattttggtttcCTTACTTGTGGTTCTCTATTTATACCATATGCTCTCCATGTGTGAAAGAATGAAGTGACAGTTGACAGCTCTTGTattaaacagacaaacacacgTCGCACTGCTCAAAAATCTTGCTTAAcatagctgtatttttattttatttttggattcatGACTTGATCTTTATGAGATTCTGATTATACCGTCTCAACCAGGTACAAAGCCACACGTGATGAAAAGTAATCACctcaacatttaataaaacatggaTTTTTGCAAATTTCCAGATGACACAGGATTTTCAACCAAGCAGAAATTTAGGATGATAAAAGGACTTGAGTTTATCGGTACCACAACAAtttgggttgcactttattttacagtatgtgtacttatatgtacttatattgtacttacagtgtatttatctaagaaagttctggtaatacaaggtaactacatggggtagggttaggtttaggggtaggttcagggctagtacctagttattacatagttattgtaattactaaaataagtacatagtatgtacatgaggaacaggactgtaaaataaagtgctaccacaATTTGTagttataaagttatttttttatttttatttttttttaaattggtttggtACCATTTTCACAAGCAAGTGGTACATTTTCCAAACTCTTAGTACTAATCTCACAACAAATcatcaaaagtgcacttttttcaaacatttcagcatttttaaattgtgttagtacaatacacacaatcacaaaatatCCTTTTCACTAAACAAAATAAGAGTTTCatctatataaatgtttcattcacagcatctgcCTTTCATAAAGCTCTTACGATCAAACTTTTCATTTGCATGACTTCTcattcagtttaatacatttgtctattatttaatctaactcatgttaatgtttaatcagtgaatcatttggtgCATCTATAGTTATAGATTCAATAGCTGTATAGTTTCTATAGAATGTGATCATAATTTAAGGATAACCAAATGCACTGAACTATTTTTACACTAAAAGTGATTTATCTAAGATGATAATCACAATTTTGCAAGGGTGTGTGGTTCAGGTTATCCCTATTTTATTTGGACAACATGTCcccacaaagatggcaatatcTGAAATCATTGTCCTTCTTTGGGtccaatgagattttttttttttctccgtaagggtaggtttaggagcAGTGTTAGTGTAGGGGAGACAGTATTACAGTACAACCCATTACTCCTATGGGATGTCACCAATGATAGgagaacctgtgtgtgtgtgtttgtgtgtgtgtgtgtatgtgtgtgtgtgtgtgtgtgtacctacttactgtaaccatattttggggacaaactGGTGCCCAAAAGTAAGCAAAGCTTGACAAATCACCTAAAACCTTCCTTCGAGGACGTCCTCATTGGTAAAACcgtgtgttttgttatttgtgaacatacAGCGGGACACAAGGGAGAGGAACTGATCCAGAGATTGATCAGAGATGTATCAGAAGAAGGGAGACAGATGGcatcaaatacagcattttactttACATTATGCCATGTGATACTGTATATTAAAGCGTTACCATGGTAAAGACTGCACATTACTATAACTCACCCTTCATCTGATAAATTCAGCTAGAATATAGATTGAGTCGTATGGCACAGTGAGGACATTTACTGCATTGACAGTAAACTCCGTTCTAGCACAAAACCTTATGGCCATGTTATACCTTCATCACATCTTTTGATAACACACTggataaatacttttacaaacattatggattttatgtgaaatatgcaAGTTAGGTAATGAAAGTGTATTTTCTATTATGACAGTTATTAactgtattactgtaattatttcagcaacaaaggtgatttgaaacatgaatcttgcattgtttgctctTGAATGAGCTGTGATTGTTAAAAGTACTAACCTGAAAGAAGATcttactgttgtgttttggtgattaaaCCAAATGATCTCAAAACACATCACAACGATCTTGTGTTCTGAAACAATGATTATGtggaatgaaaataatgaaatcatgagatcaggttttgaaagaatgactagtggtgttacaagtgtgatcagtttaaagtgttgtactaagagttttgaaaatgtacacctcaCTTGTGACAATAGTACCAAATCTAttataacacttcctccagtgaaaagtccatcttctgtttttctgtcacataaaaatccaccgacatatttagaagtgttttggtctgtttggcttgtaaatggtacTTGATCAGtgcgtatttctctcctgattccaatggagaaaattattttatggAAAGAGGATTTGTATATTAGCTgaagcaatgatttgaagttaaaaatgtcttgatgatggatttgtttcttataaaatcgatggactggagtggtgtggattacttgtggattgtttattagctgtttggactctcattctgacggcacccattcactgcagaggatccattgatcgGCAAGTGATGTCAttttaaatttctccaaatcttaaGAAACATCCTCCTAAAGGGGAGTGAACCATCCTGttattgttagttaatacattGGCTAATTGATTGGATAGTGAAAAGTGTCTTTATATATAAAGTAGTTGGAGGGGTGGGGCTAAAAACAAGAGGGACTGATGATGTCAGCCGAATAGGAAAGTTGTTTTAGAGGCGGagaaagttatttatatattgatgGAAATTATAAAGGCAAACgtttctttttaataatgtgcACTGACAAATCATTCACAAAATGACCAAAAGCATGTTTTAAAGTAGGGGCCATTTTTGATTTGTTGTCTTAATCTGTGGTGAGCACAAgcagtttttgctgctttttcACTTTCTGTGCTAACAGAGAAATGACTCGTCACTGGAAACTTGTCGTGTCTAGTTAGGACACTGTGTAAAGCGTGGGTCTTACGTAAGTCTGGTGAGGGGAGGACAGTGCAGGGAGAGCGGAGAGAGCCAGTGTGGCAGAGATAGGAAATGACAGTAAGGGTGTCAACATGAATCTACACTGCACTGCTCAAAGCTTGGCACAAATAGCACTTGGGTATGCAATCCTAACCAACAGAGCGCAGCGGCTCCAAACAGCTCTGCGCCGTGAGGGACGTGTACACCAGATGTAGCCAACCATCACAGGTTGTTAATCAGTCTTGATGGAGGTGTGGAGGTGATTGGTGGGTGAGTACGTGGGCACAGTATGGGCGACACAACACACGGCGTGAGGGTCAGAGCAGAAGAGACAAAGCTGTGTTGAGGAAGACGGCAGGCCTGCGGTGTTAAATGATTACAGAAACGATGGGTCTCTTTGGGAGGCTAAATGACCATCTGTGATCCTGCTGACACAGTCTGGCCGGCTTCCTTCTTCTAACTCCAttcatctctcttctctctcaccaCTTCCCAGTTCGGATGAAATTCACAAAATCGGTCAAGAACAcgcccaggtcatatttcacccccaaatcaaattttaaaaatgaagaagatttttttaggcagtgtcattttagtattatttatatacagtattacagtatttatttgttgtaGTAGTATTAGTATGTATACActacaatagtatttttttccctccaATATGTTTAAATTTGTGAAACACATCCAGCGACCGCTGTTTAATACACAAgtcaaatcacataaaaatacacTAGATATTACAATTATGGTAGCCTAAAACGTTACAATACATTTCAGCATAAGGATAATGAACAgcactatattataatatttaataacatcactttaatatgataattattatttattaatttattaaggcccaacaaaggtattatttattaatttattaaggcccaacaaaggttgtacttccttcgccagctgaggaagtttaacctgccacaggagctgctgaaacagttctactcagccgtcattgagtctgtcctgtgcacttcaataactgtgtggtttggttcagctacaaaatcagacatcagaagactacagagaacggttcggactgctgaaaggattattggtactcccctgccaccctttcaagaactgtatacatccagagtgaggaaaagggctcagaaaatcactctggatccctcacacccaagtttacccatctttgaactcttgccatctgccggcgcttcagagccgcaaataccaggacagtcaggcacaagaacagtttcttccccaggcaatctacctcatgaacagttaaatgttccccacttatacaataaaaaatgtgcaatatccttatatttatttgttaccccttcatcctagtacatccctgcatcttactcaatccaattccattatcatttatagcacaattgtttatacacttatttatctgcaaaggggttttatttttatttttttgactgtgtgttgtgttgtcttttgtgtactggaagcttatgtcactaaaacaattccttgtatgcgcaagcatacttgggagtacaataaagctctttctgattctattagtttaagtaattttagtacatGCAACTTTTTGTTTTCCCATCTAATATTTTAGGTTCATTTGCAattaatttcagctttaattttcaattagcaaaaactatttttattgctCTAGTTTTAATTATCAACAATAACACTGTTTTCAGAGCcattgtgaaataaaaactgctaaaaactgaaaattaaaattacagaaaCAAATCATGGTAATAAACTTTGCTTACAAATCAGAACGATCCAGAAGTTGAacataattactgttttctaattttaacactaaataaatgaatagtttaaaACATATAAAGTAACATGAAGACTCACATGACCAACATAACACTACTCATTTTTCTCTGGTACCCATCTTCTATTGGACACTCACTCATGAAATAAATGAATcctgaataaatgaatcatttagcTATCTTCACTCCCTCACTGTCATATTGAATTTTATCCAGAGTGACAGATGCCCTCACAGATTGAGAAGAGCTGCAGCCCCTGGGCTATTACTGTACACCACGCAATAGATACAATATGTAAATGAGAGGATTTTAAGAGGCACTGGCGCCCTCCTATCAGTTTATCAGTTATGTGATGTGGAGATACACTATAGCTTCAGTGACACAAGGGAAAAAGATtcagagatggagagaaaaaaaaaaaaacagggcaaCTATAAATAGCACCTTTGAGACAAAGAGAAAGGCCAAACATGAGCGAGAGGCAGAGAAAACGCAACACAATCGATTCTTGCACAACCAGGTACTCCTCTTTAATTCAAATCACTGGATTCATACACAGCAAATCAATGCTTGGTCTCATTAAGAGGGCAAAGCTCACAAAAACGTGTGAAAAACGAGTCGTAATTCACATCCAAaatcaaaggaaagaaaaaaatcatgagtttttgaataaagaaaatgaagccttttGACATTACGAtaagaaatattgtttttgttttaatgggaaaaatgtttaattgcaATCAAAgttatgccaaaaataaataatagtccTTAAATaagcttcattttatttatgaaaatatatttttttctactgacttgttcttgacaggtttttgtgagattcacctcaGAATAAAGCTctaaaagcacacaaacacaagggAGCTTGCGGCTTTTTGAATAAACCTACCGCATTTACAAGCTTAGATAAACCGAGTGCACTGTAACTGTATGCAATCAGATCTCAGTGGCCATGTATATAACAATAAAGCTTTATATCACAACTGTGTGAAAAAGCATATTGCAGGGCTAATTATAAACAGGAGTTAGGTTCACATCAACTGTACAGTGTTTGCACAACtttaaaacaccaaaataaaatgtatcagacAAGCTTGTCTTATTAACAGACAGGATTTCTTTTGAAACTATGCTCTCTTAGTTAGAAAACGAGGGTCATATTTTTAGATGTAGCCCATATAAACATGACCATGTGCACTCACACCTCTAACAGGTATAAACCATACATCAGAAGTCATTCAGCCAAACACTTGCAATATGCTGCAAGTCATTTGTTCAAAAATAGATCCGAAAGCTATTAGAAATCGATTAAAGAGAGCAGGAAAAGAACAATATGACACAGTTCAAATTACACAagcaaaataaatacttaaaattgaATGACATGGCAGAAGAGGACAGAAAGTAAGTGCTCAAGTTGGATGCAAAAGATGATTTTCTCCCGTCTTTCACATTTGGACACTTGTTTATCAAAATTGGCTGTTCTCTTTCTAGTGAAACAATGAAGCTCAATTTACTCTCGGCACGACTCTCAAGCCTGAAATGTAGAAATCCTAAAGCTTTGTACATAAATGAAAAGATCATCCAATAAATcaatccaaaaaatgaaaaatctggcattacttttatatctttatgactttctttcatggaacacaaCATATAGCAGATTCAGACTGGTATTTTACAATGAAAGCAAatgggataaaataaaaaataataaaaaaataataataaaaaaaatatttaaaaataaatttaaataaataaaaataaataaatactaaattttgGGCACTATATTACAAATCTTGTAAATCCAAATAATATATTTGACACCATTTTTTAAACtatgttttttggttatttttggggTTCAACAGCCTCAGATGATGGAATTGTCAATATTTTGGTCCATTCTCCTTTTATGCTccatagaaaaaagaaagtcataaaggtttttggactggcatgagggtgagtaaatgacatttttgggtgaactctcgtGTGAAAACAAAGAGTTTGACAGATTATACAGTCAGTGGATGGCACAGATGGATGCATTTTTAAAGCAGTAAGAGATTCACATACTGGAgtcctaaaataaaaatctaaaacactGCATCCATGTttcagtactatatatatatatatatatgtagtaccACTCTAGGATTGTTTGATTCTTTTCATTCAACCAAATCATTGTGCTAAATGCGTTTACCTGCCAAACTACAGCTAACTGACAGCAGCATGTGAGGAGTTTCAATGAGGTCCGAACTTGAAGCAAGTTACACTCTCATCTATAAAGAAGTGAGACAAACTAGCTACTTGCTTACTGAGCATAAAAGTGCATATTATCACATGCGTCATCAAAATATGCCAGCTGAGCAATCATCTGTGATGACTGACTGTTATCTAGGAAAGATAACCAAATATTTCAGCACAACAGTTAGACCCATGATtacatatttcaataaatatagaAGTATCAATTTAATACACAACTGAATAATTTAGTGTTTAAGCAATAAATAATACACTAGTTCACAACACACAAATCTCATGTGTTCCTTCAATGAAAAGCCAATTTACAATAGTCCGTAATGAAGTAATAATTTCACCCTAGAATACATTCTTTTAACACCTCTGAACTGGATTGATTTGAGACCGGTTTGCAAACAAGACACTCGGGAACACTTAGGCCCAAGACATACACTACGCAAGTACATGAACACAAATGCTGTTTTCACATATTCCTGCATTGAAAACTTGTCAGCAATTCATAATGATAAGCAAATACACATTGCTATTGCAAAACTCAGTGTTGCCACAAGGGGTGCTATACATTAGTATAAATTGTCTTCTTCTGGGGTCAGTTTACTGTCATGGCAGAGTAACAGTTTGTTGAGGATCCCTCTGAGCTAGTTAAAGTTGGTTAAACAgtcataattttttatagttGGCTACCACAACAAGAGCAGTTCACACAGAATGTGATTTTGCGGTTAACAATACTGGACATCAGGGCAAAacaagtctcagctttcaaatttggtaatttttaagaaattcaaacaacaaatacagttttgtggctctttaatgtgtcatgacacattgctgtagcgcctcagttcaagcggcatgtgaacCGATCGTATTTTCATATACTTAAactaaagcatgaaataaacatgaatgaacatcagaaggtattttatttaaattgcagaaagatgtcaataacccatttttcaagtttaagtccaccgaCGTTAATCTACTCCCCTGTCTTATTTGTTTGTGGGACAGATTCttcgttatgattggtcagatcaccgcCAATCAAACTCCCTGCGAAGGGTCAATTGTGCCACTAGTAGTTTAAAAATTGAACACGTAATTAAACTAAATGTTCAAAAGACTGTAGACTGTGTCAGTGTCTTTTTTGTGTATAAGATACAACAGACAAATAGGTAAATACGATGATAAAGTAGCATAATGTACAATTTGTTCAGCTAAAATATCACGAGGAGTCTTGATGCTGAAGACCTTTATTATGCCTGGCTTATCATCTACTGTATGAACACAGCACCCTGAATAACATACCCAAATTTAGAGTTTAAATACCCAAATTTAATTACCCAGctttaatttttggttttggttttcagctaaatgaaaacttaaaagggatactccatcccaaaatgaaaatgttgtcattaatcacttacccccatgtcattccagaccCGTTAAATcaccgttcgtcttcagaacacaatttaagatattttggatgaaaacctggaggcctgtgactgtcccatagactgccaagtaaataacagtgtcaaggtccataaaatgcattcttgtgtcacggatgacacagaagagcatacagtgatatggagagacaaagaggagactaTTGACAACAGAActgttatttatcattatttttgttttcttcgctttcaaa harbors:
- the LOC109111605 gene encoding transmembrane protein 268, coding for MEERERQCNGEERGDVESPTGQSVTAGEPGTASTWRNGQCVASVSTSTWFTPTFDFSHCRTLLETKGFQIPVEDFEGPLHLALDHPSVRRYLLFNSNIFNVIMAPVLYVVLWCAVYSTIHMYLVGSTAEFWVLCLCVSLVSVILTAAINLIFHYSNKEINMNTDMRLVGVNEHMARHKLLLGVADWVQKCRGNMQLFCVYWDLSPCLISLTEALDDMSFVRDQIQNRLKKRMSHLVLVTEVTTLDPEAGAQDEELPEEEQPLLEGGRERSPSTSQREDSKLTKNFSLMPDTTLSNQAIAQQLLMIYSALYVRLLVSNKLPAPPQRPTGAEKNHSTSCLCLCEYVELKVLR